Proteins encoded within one genomic window of Apis mellifera strain DH4 linkage group LG1, Amel_HAv3.1, whole genome shotgun sequence:
- the LOC551555 gene encoding uncharacterized protein DDB_G0283697 isoform X2, producing the protein MSEENEHTSEETEAEMNTENRNKEQSKSETCVLNNETEQPMLEDEEMPTYISVSTPSKREDSDIDNAKQQSRVPLEEDNSQSPYRSDDQGGGSIYVLSSGEESNHPYNDEDEDEYADSEDTNEMELENEHENAMLEDEEEEDEDEDDDDDEINPLRLHNDDYEDIEYVPMCFDRASDDFILNNRLKPRHKEKSLSLQDLSISKKNAHLRYNKKRHSLNAFRYNYLRMQQNPILYPTVRKRQMVPSKYQHVESKVKQYIKNMKEQNRRSMEKRMKEQEFTMNKNYEENENCDTERLKNTRITNKTIKDYVEKAIQDLQQEEIESNNLMYDTAQLLENGENDKTSDKAIENRYKHNRKDIEYNDVQNEKRVQNSDDKLEKRNGSVDVNKHRVEYQDTLETKNIKFGNVNQSSLVNNHQPTPTFINLRTLSYEEYMHDVSNTGRREELSEQRQEKTNETRVYNETEMIGSQEMDNGNIDCPLKIASVKSICTMQDESENLNFTKMNATEKINIENTEVIELKARLSQKDAQFHNLRDAYQKVLTENIKMKQELDVLKNSLAKYKNENRTCETKIASVQTETIKESVSNRDTVNSEETNNKISRSSVASTGSSNDQWMESDYSPAISIKPPDLTPILNSDDSIVLADAGVPKKIMHPLSRTFITSSRILQTLSNITQGKTKVESPLIRNNKKRLNEKSSNKSSNLDCDSPIHSSCSKKRKATEMPGSSTFVKPFKIPHTTVESLEGKNNTDGANDVEYKYSMEEHVSSKMEKEEETTEVDKNINGPISVETKMEGTDDCEDNVKCFIYREDENSKNKSFLIQAGESTKNELDDEKNRIQECGPYLLGNLEVRMSEINGTISVWGKEINNEYTSDNEDDMEESEKKLSEKKTCHFWPNTSQTRFNGSPLMCSTNKKQKVPLKFNRSNVSQCCHSLSLNSIKMHPLVDDVGDKRHTNNTFSPNSSISSCKNCNSSMCRKERSMCKDISQEKLHSCCVHHIEIMDKECSCGSYHEKQKHDVNLKHCKDKFHNKGIRRNLCKNIFTSDSKNHSHENCTANIDKGICKYHTCRCSLQNITDNNDSRSQCCNVARDVSCTYKFSDNTNNTEIHRNSDRCNHSPSKDGEEDPLIPLKRTNETLEARQRRLSGGKRVRGILMDFLKGCGDCRNNSSLSKNNYQRKETPYTVNDPSQIKISPSSIPEPTCSSSTQCNDRCCHAYARRIESQLEEFRIEMERIRSRSDAILDMLGILHSVDMN; encoded by the exons ATGTCGGAAGAAAATGAACATACTTCTGAAGAAACTGAGGCAGAAATGAATACGGAAAATCGCAATAAAGAACAATCGAAAAGTGAAACGTGCGTGTTGAACAATGAAACGGAACAACCTATGTTGGAAGACGAAGAAATGCCAACGTATATCAGTGTATCTACTCCATCGAAACGCGAAGATTCGGATATCGATAATGCTAAACAACAAAGCAGAGTTCCGCTAGAAGAAGATAATAGTCAAAGTCCTTATCGTAGTGATGATCAAGGAGGAGGTAGTATCTACGTATTATCTTCCGGTGAAGAGAGTAATCATCCGTATAATGACGAAGATGAAGATGAATATGCGGATAGCGAAG ATACGAATGAAATGGAGCTTGAGAATGAACATGAGAATGCGATGTTGGAAgatgaagaggaagaagatgaGGATGAggatgacgatgatgatgagaTAAATCCTTTGAGACTACATAACGATGATTACGAAGATATTGAATATGTACCGATGTGTTTTGATAGAGCGTCtgatgattttatattgaataatagatTGAAACCACggcataaagaaaaaagtttatccTTGCAAGATTTaagtatttcgaaaaaaaatgctCATTTACGTTATAACAAGAAGAGACATAGTTTAAATGCTTTTAGATATAACTATTTACGTATGCAACAAAATCCGATATTGTATCCTACTGTGCGGAAAAGGCAAATGGTACCGTCTAAGTATCAACACGTGGAAAGTAAAGTGAAACAATACataaagaatatgaaagaaCAGAATAGAAGATCGATGGAAAAGCGTATGAAAGAACAAGAATTTACGATGAATAAGAATTATGAAGAGAATGAga ATTGTGACACcgaacgtttaaaaaatacgagaataacgaataaaactataaaagatTATGTGGAAAAAGCTATTCAGGATTTGCaacaagaagaaattgaaagtaataatttgATGTACGATACGGcgcaattattagaaaatggagaaaatgataaaacttcTGATAAAGCGATCGAAAACCGATATAAACATAATCGAAAAGATATCGAATACAATGACgttcaaaatgaaaaacgtGTGCAAAATTCTGATGATAAATTGGAGAAACGAAACGGTTCTGTGGACGTTAATAAACATCGTGTTGAATATCAAGATACTTTAGagactaaaaatataaaattcggtAACGTGAATCAATCTTCTCTGGTTAATAATCATCAGCCGACGCCTACGTTTATAAATTTGCGCACATTGAGCTACGAGGAATACATGCATGATGTTTCTAATACTGGTCGGAGGGAAGAATTGTCCGAGCAAAGACaagaaaaaacgaacgaaACTCGAGTGTATAACGAAACGGAAATGATTGGTTCGCAAGAAATGGATAACGGTAATATTGATTGTCCTTTGAAAATTGCAAGCGTTAAAAGTATCTGCACGATGCAAGATGAAtcggaaaatttaaattttacaaagatgAATGCgactgaaaaaataaatatcgagaatACCGAAGTGATTGAATTGAAGGCTCGGCTTAGTCAAAAAGACGCGCAATTTCATAATTTGCGAGATGCTTATCAAAAAGTATTgactgaaaatataaaaatgaaacaagaattggatgttttaaaaaattctttggcaaaatataaaaatgaaaatagaacgTGTGAAACGAAAATTGCGTCTGTACAAACTGAAACGATTAAAGAATCTGTTTCTAATCGGGATACCGTAAATTCggaagaaacgaataataaaatatctcgtaGCAGTGTTGCATCTACGGGAAGTTCTAACGATCAATGGATGGAAAGTGATTATAGTCCGGCTATATCTATTAAACCTCCTGATTTGACTCCCATTCTTAATTCGGATGATAGTATTGTACTCGCTGATGCTGGcgttccaaaaaaaataatgcatcCGTTATCTCGAACGTTTATTACCTCGTCTAGAATTTTACAAACGCTTTCGAATATAACGCAAGGTAAGACAAAAGTTGAAAGTCCTTTGATAAGAAATAACAAGAaacgattaaacgaaaaatcttcgaataaatCGTCAAATTTAGATTGCGATTCTCCGATTCATTCATCCTGttccaagaaaagaaaagcaaCGGAAATGCCTGGTTCTTCTACTTTTGTTAAACCTTTTAAAATACCTCACACAACCGTGGAATCTTTGGAAGGGAAAAACAATACTGATGGTGCGAATGATGTGGAGTATAAATATTCCATGGAGGAACATGTATCgtcgaaaatggaaaaagaagaggaaactaCGGaggttgataaaaatattaatggtcCTATTTCTGTGGAAACTAAGATGGAAGGAACGGATGATTGTGAGGACAATGTGAAATGTTTCATATATAGAGAGGatgaaaatagtaaaaacAAAAGTTTTCTGATTCAAGCGGGAGAATCGACGAAGAATGAATtggatgatgaaaaaaatcgtaTTCAAGAATGTGGTCCGTATTTGTTGGGTAATCTTGAGGTACGAATGTCCGAGATAAACGGAACGATAAGCGTATGgggtaaagaaataaataatgaatatacgaGTGATAATGAGGATGATATGGAGGAATCCGAAAAGAAATTGTCCGAAAAGAAAACGTGCCATTTTTGGCCAAATACATCGCAAACTAGATTTAATGGAAGCCCGCTTATGTGTTCTACTAATAAAAAACAGAAAGTtccgttaaaatttaataggtCCAATGTTTCTCAATGTTGCCATTCTTTGTcgttaaattcgataaaaatgcaTCCTTTGGTAGATGATGTAGGTGATAAAAGACATACGAATAATACTTTCAGCCCGAATAGTAGTATCTCTTCTTGTAAAAACTGCAATTCTTCGATGTGTCGTAAAGAACGATCGATGTGTAAAGATATTTCccaagaaaaattacattccTGTTGTGTGCatcatattgaaattatggATAAGGAATGCAGTTGTGGTTCGTATCATGAGAAACAAAAACATGATGTTAATCTTAAGCAttgtaaagataaatttcacaataagGGAATTCGGagaaatttatgcaaaaatatatttacatcggATTCGAAGAATCATTCGCATGAAAATTGTACCGCGAACATCGATAAAGGAATTTGCAAATACCATACGTGTCGATGTTCGCTTCAAAATATAACGGACAACAACGATTCACGTTCGCAATGTTGCAACGTTGCTAGAGATGTTTcttgtacatataaattttcggACAATACGAATAACACGGAAATCCACAGAAATTCTGATAGGTGTAATCATAGTCCCTCAAAAGATGGCGAAGAAGATCCTTTAATTCCGCTTAAACGAACTAATGAAACGCTTGaa GCGAGACAACGAAGATTAAGCGGTGGTAAAAGAGTGCGAGGAATTCTTAtggattttttaaaaggaTGTGGAGATTGTCGTAATAATAGTagtttaagtaaaaataattatcagcGAAAAGAAACACCTTATACGGTAAATGATCCTtcgcaaattaaaatttctccttcttctataCCCGAGCCTACGTGTTCTAGTTCTACGCAATGCAATGACAG ATGTTGCCATGCGTATGCGCGCAGGATCGAATCTCAACTCGAAGAATTTCGAATAGAAATGGAAAGAATACGATCGCGCTCGGACGCGATCCTAGATATGCTCGGTATACTTCATTCTGTGGACATGAACTAA